A part of Sinorhizobium chiapasense genomic DNA contains:
- a CDS encoding helix-turn-helix transcriptional regulator, protein MDWTRGRGRQMLIVGAVGTFALLLGLEVVREEEELDATELLTEAVSIALLVGCSACVALLSSRLREQEAGNLDLRDKIARIRESNAQWRADLADHFQELGAAIQRQFAAWGCTQAEQEVGLLLLKGFSHKEIARIRGASEATIRQQATAVYHKAELSGRAALSAYFLEELLMPPGPSQPSPAHGDGHAGAETADATGRIMPS, encoded by the coding sequence ATGGATTGGACCAGGGGACGTGGCCGGCAGATGCTGATCGTCGGTGCGGTAGGGACTTTCGCACTCCTGCTCGGCCTTGAGGTGGTGAGGGAAGAGGAGGAACTTGACGCAACGGAACTGCTGACAGAGGCGGTGAGCATCGCGCTTCTCGTCGGCTGCTCCGCCTGCGTGGCACTGCTTTCCTCGCGCCTTCGCGAACAGGAAGCGGGCAACCTCGATCTGCGCGACAAGATCGCGCGTATACGCGAAAGCAATGCCCAGTGGCGCGCCGACCTGGCCGACCATTTTCAGGAACTCGGAGCAGCCATCCAGCGCCAGTTCGCGGCCTGGGGCTGTACCCAGGCGGAGCAGGAGGTCGGCCTGCTGCTGCTCAAGGGCTTCAGCCACAAGGAGATCGCGCGGATCCGGGGCGCAAGCGAAGCGACAATTCGCCAGCAGGCGACCGCGGTTTACCACAAGGCCGAGCTCTCGGGCCGCGCCGCGCTCTCCGCCTATTTCCTGGAGGAACTGCTGATGCCGCCGGGGCCGTCACAGCCGTCACCGGCGCACGGCGATGGGCATGCTGGCGCCGAGACCGCCGATGCG